A genomic stretch from Eubacterium sulci ATCC 35585 includes:
- a CDS encoding thiamine biosynthesis protein ApbE, which yields MSKKTKVIPVIILVLSLIISQTACSKKTNQSTDPVQKSGFYLDTVCNLTIYDMKDMSEENASKVIEDAYKLCEKYENMLSKTRESSDIYKINHAGGAEIKCTDETLFVIKKAIKYAELSEGRFDVTIGQVTDLWNFQPEGGEGKIPEQEALNEALTHVDYRQIKVNGNKVSLSDPKGEIDLGGIAKGYIADKLAEFLKKKGVSSAVIDLGGNISVVGKKPDGKDFRIGVRDPFSTDGGIVGVVEAHDKSLVTSGTYERSFTKDGKVYHHILDVKTGYPVETGLDSVTIIGAGNEGIDCDSLATTCLILGEKDGKKLIESLDGYEAIFVQHDGTITTTKNIKGFEKTK from the coding sequence ATGAGTAAAAAAACTAAAGTAATACCAGTTATTATTCTGGTGCTGAGTCTAATTATATCACAGACAGCTTGCAGCAAAAAGACAAATCAGAGCACAGATCCTGTGCAGAAAAGTGGCTTTTACCTCGATACAGTTTGCAATTTGACCATTTATGACATGAAGGATATGTCAGAAGAAAATGCAAGCAAGGTTATCGAAGATGCCTATAAGCTTTGCGAAAAATACGAGAACATGTTGAGCAAGACGCGAGAGTCTAGCGATATCTACAAGATAAACCATGCAGGTGGAGCAGAAATCAAGTGCACAGACGAGACATTGTTTGTCATCAAAAAAGCAATCAAATACGCCGAGCTTTCAGAGGGAAGATTCGACGTTACGATAGGTCAGGTTACAGATTTATGGAACTTTCAGCCTGAAGGTGGAGAAGGTAAGATTCCTGAGCAGGAAGCCCTGAACGAAGCTTTGACACATGTAGATTATAGGCAAATCAAGGTTAACGGAAATAAGGTGAGTTTAAGTGACCCTAAGGGAGAGATTGACCTTGGCGGAATAGCAAAGGGATATATTGCAGACAAACTTGCAGAATTCCTAAAGAAGAAGGGTGTGAGCAGTGCAGTTATTGACCTTGGCGGAAACATTTCCGTTGTGGGAAAGAAGCCTGATGGCAAGGATTTCAGAATAGGTGTGCGTGACCCATTTAGCACGGATGGCGGAATCGTAGGTGTTGTAGAGGCACATGACAAGAGCCTTGTAACATCTGGAACCTACGAGCGTTCATTCACAAAGGATGGAAAGGTATATCACCACATCCTTGATGTTAAGACAGGATATCCAGTTGAGACGGGCCTTGACTCCGTAACTATTATCGGTGCGGGTAATGAGGGCATAGATTGCGACTCGCTTGCAACAACCTGCCTAATTCTAGGAGAAAAGGATGGCAAGAAGCTGATAGAGTCACTCGACGGCTACGAGGCTATCTTCGTTCAGCACGATGGCACAATTACAACGACTAAGAATATCAAGGGTTTTGAAAAGACAAAATAA
- a CDS encoding heptaprenyl diphosphate synthase: MSSHNKMSSRAHSRSSRIATTALLAALALIFSYVEAIIPMPIAVPGVKLGIANLAVLIALYRFDFRYALSINLIRIIVSGLLFNGLFGALYAMSGGVLSLIVMWLLKKTNLFSIVGVSMAGGVAHNMGQILVASLLVSDLRMFMYLPVLMFSGIISGIIIGVIAYYVQRSLNANKGASQI, translated from the coding sequence ATGTCATCTCACAATAAAATGTCATCTAGAGCCCACTCAAGGTCAAGCCGCATAGCTACAACTGCTCTTCTTGCTGCTCTTGCGCTCATATTTTCCTATGTTGAGGCCATAATACCAATGCCTATTGCCGTGCCTGGCGTCAAGCTTGGAATTGCAAACCTCGCAGTACTAATCGCTTTATACCGATTTGATTTCAGGTACGCCCTATCTATCAATTTGATAAGAATTATAGTTAGTGGACTTCTGTTTAACGGACTTTTCGGTGCACTTTACGCAATGTCCGGTGGCGTGTTAAGTCTCATCGTTATGTGGCTTCTAAAGAAAACCAATCTTTTTAGCATAGTAGGTGTAAGCATGGCCGGAGGTGTAGCGCATAATATGGGACAGATTCTAGTCGCATCGCTTCTCGTCTCAGATTTGCGCATGTTTATGTATCTACCCGTTTTGATGTTCTCTGGAATAATAAGTGGAATTATCATAGGCGTCATCGCCTACTATGTTCAGCGCTCACTTAATGCAAACAAGGGCGCTTCGCAAATATAA
- a CDS encoding ferredoxin (involved in the electron transport chain; in Methanosarcina acetivorans this protein is part of a cluster involved in electron transfer during growth on acetate), whose product MIIAILVVVAVGIIAGIMLSFASKVFFVPVDETAAALREVLPGANCGGCGFAGCDAYASAMAEDRDMPCNKCPVGGPAVAAKLAAILGVEAGSEDRKVAVVMCNGNKDVSKSLLEYQGPKSCKAAKQLFGGLKECQFGCLGLGDCVDACNYDSIRVINGVAKVDRDACVACGACAKACPQFLIRISPVKNMVICHCHSTEKGGVTRKACEVGCIGCKKCESVCKFDSVHVTDNLAFINPDTCKNCGACAKVCPTGAIQNLRLKKKKPAAPAPAAEKPAEKVAAEA is encoded by the coding sequence ATGATAATAGCTATTTTAGTAGTAGTTGCAGTAGGAATCATAGCTGGAATTATGCTATCCTTTGCATCAAAAGTTTTCTTTGTTCCTGTAGACGAAACAGCTGCTGCGCTTAGAGAAGTGCTTCCAGGTGCAAACTGTGGTGGTTGCGGATTCGCAGGTTGTGACGCATATGCGAGTGCAATGGCAGAAGATCGCGATATGCCATGTAATAAATGCCCTGTAGGTGGACCTGCAGTAGCAGCAAAGCTTGCAGCTATATTAGGTGTAGAGGCAGGAAGCGAAGATAGAAAAGTTGCAGTTGTAATGTGTAACGGAAACAAGGACGTTTCAAAGTCACTCCTTGAGTATCAGGGACCAAAGAGCTGTAAGGCTGCAAAGCAGTTATTCGGCGGACTTAAGGAATGTCAGTTCGGATGTCTAGGTCTTGGAGACTGCGTAGACGCATGTAATTACGATTCAATTCGTGTTATAAACGGAGTTGCAAAGGTTGATAGAGATGCCTGCGTAGCTTGTGGAGCATGTGCTAAGGCTTGTCCTCAGTTCCTAATCCGTATTTCACCTGTTAAGAACATGGTAATCTGCCACTGTCACAGCACAGAAAAGGGCGGAGTTACTCGTAAGGCATGTGAAGTTGGATGTATCGGATGTAAGAAGTGTGAGTCAGTATGTAAGTTTGACTCAGTTCACGTTACTGATAACCTTGCATTCATCAACCCAGATACATGTAAGAACTGCGGAGCTTGCGCAAAGGTTTGCCCAACAGGAGCAATCCAGAACTTGCGCCTAAAGAAGAAAAAGCCAGCTGCTCCAGCACCGGCAGCAGAAAAGCCTGCAGAGAAAGTAGCTGCTGAAGCTTAA
- a CDS encoding electron transporter RnfA, translated as MLAVSIILSMILANNYVLAQFLGICPFLGVSKKMDSAVGMGGAVVFVMVLATAVTWPIQQILNKFHIDYLQTVIFILVIAALVQLIEMMLKKYMPALYSSLGVFLPLITTNCAVLGVCIANIDAGYGFGLSLANAFGASVGFTLALILFAGVRSTKLVNEEGVPQPFKGVPLTLISAAILSLSFMGFSGMFS; from the coding sequence ATGTTAGCAGTATCAATTATTTTGAGCATGATTTTAGCTAATAACTATGTTCTTGCTCAGTTCCTCGGAATTTGTCCATTCCTAGGTGTATCAAAGAAAATGGACTCAGCTGTAGGTATGGGTGGCGCTGTAGTATTCGTAATGGTACTAGCAACAGCAGTTACATGGCCTATTCAGCAGATTTTAAACAAGTTCCATATCGATTATTTACAGACAGTAATCTTCATCCTTGTAATTGCTGCTCTTGTACAGCTAATCGAAATGATGTTAAAGAAGTATATGCCAGCGCTTTACAGCTCACTTGGAGTATTCCTACCACTGATCACAACGAACTGTGCAGTACTTGGTGTATGTATCGCTAATATTGACGCAGGATATGGCTTTGGTCTATCACTTGCAAATGCATTTGGTGCATCTGTTGGATTTACTCTAGCCCTAATCCTATTTGCCGGAGTAAGAAGCACAAAGCTTGTAAACGAAGAGGGAGTTCCACAGCCATTCAAGGGTGTTCCACTAACACTTATATCAGCGGCTATACTCTCACTGAGCTTCATGGGCTTCAGCGGCATGTTTTCGTAA
- a CDS encoding electron transporter RsxE, protein MEEKKSRLTILTNGLIKENPVLVLLLGCCSALATSSTAINGLGMGVSFSVVMILSNIVISLLRKIIPDNVRIPCYIVVIAGFVTVVQLMLQAYVPSVYKSLGLFIPLIVVNCIILGRAEMFANKNGVIDSALDGIGMGLGYTGALVIMGMIREFIGSGTLFNIPILAGKIDGVAIFNLAPGGFFTFAILVAAVNFITRDKERKVRDFGEEEITILGAKEENEEKKGA, encoded by the coding sequence ATGGAAGAAAAGAAATCAAGACTAACGATACTAACGAACGGTCTAATAAAAGAAAATCCGGTACTTGTACTTTTGCTAGGTTGCTGTTCAGCACTTGCAACAAGTTCAACGGCTATCAACGGACTTGGAATGGGAGTATCTTTCTCAGTAGTAATGATACTTTCTAACATAGTTATCTCGCTTCTACGTAAGATAATTCCTGATAACGTAAGAATTCCTTGCTACATCGTAGTAATCGCAGGATTCGTAACAGTAGTTCAGCTGATGCTTCAGGCTTATGTGCCAAGCGTATACAAATCACTTGGACTATTTATTCCGCTAATCGTTGTAAACTGTATCATCCTTGGTCGTGCAGAGATGTTTGCAAACAAGAATGGAGTTATAGACTCAGCTCTTGATGGAATCGGAATGGGACTCGGATATACAGGCGCCCTAGTAATCATGGGTATGATTAGAGAGTTTATCGGAAGTGGTACACTCTTTAACATTCCTATCCTAGCAGGCAAGATTGATGGAGTAGCAATATTTAACCTTGCACCTGGTGGATTCTTTACATTTGCAATACTAGTTGCAGCTGTAAACTTCATCACACGTGATAAGGAACGTAAAGTTAGAGACTTCGGCGAGGAAGAAATAACAATCCTAGGTGCGAAGGAAGAAAATGAAGAGAAGAAAGGAGCATAG
- a CDS encoding NADH:ubiquinone oxidoreductase yields the protein MEKQYYDNLTVSSAPHIVTALDTQKTMLYVLIALVPSLCVSTYVFGPRVLLLTAVCIVASVLFEMGYQKLFKRPETWTDLSAVVTGTLIAFNVPSNFPLWMAILGCFTAIVIVKQLYGGLGRNFANPAIVARIFLLLSFTSRMTTWPLPNGVDGKTGPTPLGVLSETPIGQISKADLPSNMDLFLGTVGGSLGEVSAIALIIGGIFLVWKKIISPATPLAFIGTVFVIAFIYYSVAGGDVSALKMAIFHVCAGGVMLGAIFMATDYVTSPIMPLGKVIMGIGCGFFTMVIRLWAGYPEGVSFSILLMNICTPLIDMLCIKLAYGGGKKNEK from the coding sequence ATGGAAAAGCAATATTACGATAATCTAACAGTATCATCCGCTCCTCATATAGTAACAGCGCTTGATACACAGAAGACCATGCTTTATGTACTTATCGCACTAGTGCCATCACTATGCGTGAGCACATATGTATTTGGTCCAAGAGTACTTCTTTTGACAGCTGTCTGTATCGTTGCCAGCGTATTATTCGAAATGGGATATCAGAAGCTATTCAAGAGACCAGAAACATGGACAGATCTAAGTGCAGTAGTTACAGGTACACTGATCGCATTCAACGTACCATCAAACTTCCCACTTTGGATGGCTATCCTAGGCTGTTTCACAGCTATAGTTATAGTTAAGCAGCTTTACGGTGGACTAGGACGCAACTTTGCAAATCCTGCAATCGTTGCTCGTATCTTCCTACTACTTTCATTCACATCAAGAATGACAACATGGCCACTACCAAATGGCGTAGACGGAAAGACAGGTCCTACACCTCTTGGTGTCCTAAGCGAGACACCTATCGGACAGATCTCAAAGGCAGATCTTCCATCAAACATGGACCTATTCCTAGGTACAGTTGGTGGATCACTTGGTGAAGTAAGTGCTATAGCACTTATAATAGGTGGAATCTTCCTAGTATGGAAGAAAATCATCTCACCAGCAACACCACTTGCATTTATCGGTACAGTATTTGTAATCGCATTCATCTACTACTCAGTAGCAGGCGGAGATGTAAGTGCACTAAAAATGGCAATATTCCATGTATGCGCTGGTGGCGTAATGCTCGGTGCAATCTTCATGGCAACAGACTATGTAACATCACCTATCATGCCTCTCGGTAAGGTCATAATGGGTATAGGATGCGGATTCTTCACAATGGTAATTAGGTTGTGGGCTGGATATCCTGAGGGTGTATCGTTCTCAATTCTTTTGATGAACATATGCACACCACTCATCGATATGCTCTGCATCAAACTAGCATATGGAGGTGGCAAGAAAAATGAAAAATAA
- a CDS encoding electron transporter RnfC, with amino-acid sequence MSSSAKHLRSIDAGHYKNTAQCATETAPIPDIVKIPMSQHIGKPCQPLVAKGDTVKVGQPIGDVDAFISAPIHSSVSGTVKGIETQRNAMGGYDTLVVIETDKKQELWEELKVPEVHNLAEFVAAVRDSGLVGMGGASFPTHVKYNPKNIDEVDTLIVNGAECEPFITSDHRCMLEDTQDIIDGMKLIMKYLDLKVAYIGIEANKPDAIEKFDRMFKEQGITNMHTFKLLSRYPKGAERVLVYEITGKPMKAGVLPADLGIILSNVSSVAFVGQYFRTGIPLTMKRLTVDGDAITTPKNIVTPIGTQIKDVVAFCGGYKTEPKKIIMGGPMMGRAIPSDSFGIIKNNNAILAFSSTKTNIPEETPCINCGRCHMGCPINLLPTGFADAYLAGDAQRLSDLQIMQCMECGSCSFVCPARRPLAFYNKLGKALVREAGIK; translated from the coding sequence ATGAGTTCAAGTGCAAAGCATTTGCGTAGTATCGACGCAGGTCACTATAAGAACACTGCTCAGTGTGCTACTGAAACGGCTCCTATCCCTGATATCGTTAAGATACCAATGTCACAGCACATTGGTAAGCCATGTCAGCCATTGGTTGCAAAGGGCGATACAGTTAAGGTAGGACAGCCTATTGGTGATGTCGATGCTTTCATAAGTGCACCGATTCATTCCAGCGTTTCAGGTACCGTTAAGGGTATAGAGACACAGCGTAATGCCATGGGTGGATACGATACGCTTGTTGTTATTGAAACAGACAAGAAACAGGAATTATGGGAGGAACTAAAGGTTCCAGAAGTTCACAATCTAGCTGAGTTTGTTGCAGCTGTAAGAGACAGTGGACTAGTAGGTATGGGAGGAGCGTCCTTCCCTACACATGTAAAGTACAACCCTAAGAATATAGATGAGGTTGATACTTTGATAGTAAACGGTGCAGAGTGTGAGCCTTTTATCACATCTGACCATCGTTGCATGCTCGAGGACACACAGGACATCATCGATGGAATGAAGCTCATCATGAAGTACCTAGACCTTAAGGTAGCATATATCGGAATCGAGGCTAATAAGCCTGATGCGATTGAAAAATTCGATAGAATGTTCAAGGAGCAGGGCATTACCAACATGCATACATTCAAGCTTCTTTCAAGATATCCAAAGGGTGCTGAGAGAGTTTTGGTTTATGAGATTACAGGTAAGCCAATGAAGGCAGGCGTACTTCCTGCAGACCTTGGAATCATTCTTTCAAACGTTTCATCAGTAGCATTTGTTGGACAGTACTTCCGTACAGGAATTCCACTAACAATGAAGAGACTGACAGTTGACGGAGACGCAATCACAACACCTAAGAACATCGTGACACCTATCGGTACACAGATCAAGGACGTTGTCGCATTCTGCGGTGGCTACAAGACAGAGCCAAAGAAGATTATCATGGGTGGACCTATGATGGGTAGAGCTATTCCATCAGATTCATTTGGAATAATCAAGAACAACAATGCTATCCTAGCATTCTCGTCAACAAAGACAAACATTCCAGAAGAGACACCATGTATCAACTGCGGAAGATGTCATATGGGATGTCCAATCAATTTGTTGCCTACAGGATTTGCTGATGCATATCTAGCTGGAGATGCTCAGAGACTATCTGACCTTCAGATTATGCAGTGCATGGAATGCGGCAGCTGCTCATTCGTATGTCCGGCGAGAAGACCGCTGGCCTTTTATAACAAGTTGGGCAAAGCCCTTGTAAGGGAGGCTGGAATCAAGTAA
- a CDS encoding HxlR family transcriptional regulator → MVVETDYSCPCLDTCPLSKSMDVIGGKWKMQILCTLNTSGPLRYNEVRRKMEGVSNTVLVKALRELTEAGLVRRNEYMEVPVRVEYETTTICDDLIPILENLSNWCEKNLL, encoded by the coding sequence ATCGTGGTAGAGACGGACTATAGCTGCCCATGCCTAGATACATGTCCGCTGAGTAAATCAATGGATGTGATCGGTGGCAAATGGAAGATGCAGATTCTATGTACGCTGAACACCAGCGGTCCACTTCGATATAACGAGGTGCGTCGCAAGATGGAAGGAGTTTCAAACACTGTTTTGGTCAAGGCTCTTAGAGAACTGACTGAAGCTGGACTTGTAAGAAGGAACGAATATATGGAGGTTCCTGTGAGAGTTGAGTATGAGACGACGACAATATGCGACGATCTAATTCCAATCCTTGAGAATTTAAGCAATTGGTGCGAAAAAAACTTGCTCTAA
- a CDS encoding L-lysine permease, with product MNILFQGLMLGFAYVMPIGAQNIFAINTALTQKRSRILATAFIIAFFDITLSIACFFGIGALIKLSVWIELAILGIGALVVFWIGLSIFRSKDTMSETKDVSLPLTRVIWTACVVTWFNPQALIDGSLLLGAFHASLPSGKAFLFILGVSIASLTWWFGMTTIVSLIRTKINDKMLRVINIVCGLIIMFYGLKLLNSFRILVFKTF from the coding sequence ATGAATATCTTATTCCAAGGTCTCATGCTCGGCTTTGCGTATGTCATGCCGATTGGAGCTCAGAATATCTTTGCTATAAACACCGCTTTGACCCAGAAGCGAAGTAGAATACTAGCGACAGCTTTCATCATAGCCTTCTTTGATATAACGCTATCTATTGCCTGCTTCTTCGGTATTGGTGCTCTCATTAAACTGTCCGTTTGGATAGAGCTTGCCATACTCGGCATAGGCGCTCTAGTAGTATTTTGGATAGGACTAAGTATATTTCGATCAAAGGATACCATGTCCGAAACCAAGGATGTCAGTTTGCCTCTCACGAGGGTTATCTGGACAGCCTGCGTCGTAACCTGGTTCAATCCTCAGGCTTTGATAGATGGCTCACTTCTTCTAGGTGCTTTTCATGCATCGCTCCCAAGTGGCAAGGCCTTCTTATTTATCCTTGGAGTTTCTATCGCATCTCTAACATGGTGGTTTGGTATGACAACCATAGTATCGCTCATACGAACCAAGATAAACGATAAGATGCTAAGAGTTATAAACATAGTATGCGGCCTGATTATCATGTTCTACGGGCTCAAGCTACTAAACAGCTTCAGAATACTTGTTTTTAAGACTTTTTAG
- a CDS encoding ribonucleoside-triphosphate reductase has translation MNNVIRRDGTAVAFDPTKIENAVAKAFMATDELDARDISSVSRAICLIVTTTLNGRKLDAATVEEIQDEVESALMNCGYAKTAKAYILYRRQHANVRETKDTLLDYKKLIDGYIGTEKDWRVKENSTVTLSVGGLILSNSGAVTANYWLSEVYDEDVADAHRNCFMHIHDLSMLTGYCAGWSLKQLIQEGLGGVPDRITSAPAKHLTTLCNQMVNFLGIMQNEWAGAQAFSSFDTYLAPFVKVDNLSYKDVKQSIQSFIYGVNTPSRWGTQAPFTNVTLDWTVPEDMINMPALVGGKEMDFTYGDCKAEMDMVNRAFIEIMIEGDANGRGFQYPIPTYSITKDFDWSETENNKLLFEMTAKYGTPYFSNYINSDMNPSDVRSMCCRLRLDLRELRKKGGGFFGSGESTGSIGVVTLNLPRIAYLSSTKEEFYSMLDKYMDIAARSLDTKRKVINRLLEEGLYPYTKRYLGAFNNHFSTIGLVGMNETILNAKWIDSDITKPEGRDFSIEVLNHMRDRLSDYQEMYGDLFNLEATPAESTTYRFAKHDTEEFADIITAACKDQAPYYTNSTHLPVNYTEDIFDALEMEDEMQTLYTSGTVFHGFLGERMPDWKAAANLVKKIAYNFKLPYYTLSPTYSICESHGYIAGEHFSCPHCGKATEVYSRITGYYRPVRNWNDGKSSEFENRKTYEPEELFSVNRNLLEEAGVEMPRVGTQTLGRANRVEAPKSNSDAEKVILVTTKTCPNCQAAKNYLNQAGIEYDVILADEADGAEIAVQYNISAAPTLIVQSGEEAELYSNVSNIRAYIGKRS, from the coding sequence ATGAACAATGTAATCAGAAGAGATGGAACGGCGGTTGCTTTTGACCCAACCAAGATTGAGAATGCGGTCGCAAAGGCCTTTATGGCGACGGATGAACTTGACGCAAGGGATATTTCGTCAGTATCGAGAGCTATTTGTCTAATCGTCACAACCACGCTTAACGGACGCAAGCTCGATGCTGCAACGGTAGAGGAAATCCAGGATGAGGTTGAGTCCGCTTTGATGAACTGCGGATATGCTAAGACCGCAAAGGCGTACATCCTATACAGACGTCAGCACGCTAATGTGCGAGAGACAAAGGATACTCTGCTGGACTACAAAAAACTTATAGATGGATATATCGGAACTGAGAAGGACTGGCGTGTTAAGGAAAACTCAACTGTAACTCTTAGCGTTGGTGGACTCATTCTTTCAAACTCAGGTGCTGTAACAGCTAACTACTGGCTTTCAGAGGTTTATGATGAGGATGTTGCAGATGCTCACAGAAACTGCTTCATGCACATTCACGACCTTTCAATGCTAACAGGCTACTGCGCAGGATGGAGCCTTAAACAGCTTATACAGGAAGGTCTAGGTGGAGTTCCAGACAGAATTACATCTGCGCCAGCAAAGCATCTTACAACACTTTGCAATCAGATGGTAAACTTCCTAGGAATCATGCAGAATGAATGGGCAGGAGCTCAGGCTTTCTCATCATTTGATACATATCTAGCTCCTTTTGTTAAGGTAGACAATCTATCATACAAGGACGTAAAGCAGTCAATACAGTCATTCATCTACGGTGTAAATACTCCATCAAGATGGGGAACTCAGGCACCGTTCACTAACGTAACACTGGACTGGACAGTTCCAGAAGACATGATTAACATGCCTGCTCTCGTTGGTGGCAAGGAGATGGATTTCACATATGGCGATTGTAAGGCTGAGATGGACATGGTTAACAGGGCTTTCATCGAAATCATGATAGAGGGCGATGCTAACGGACGTGGCTTCCAGTATCCAATCCCTACATATTCAATAACCAAGGACTTCGACTGGAGCGAGACAGAAAACAACAAGCTTCTCTTTGAGATGACAGCAAAGTACGGTACTCCATACTTCTCAAACTACATCAACTCAGACATGAACCCATCAGATGTAAGATCAATGTGTTGCAGACTTCGTCTCGACCTTAGAGAGCTAAGAAAGAAGGGTGGCGGATTCTTTGGATCAGGAGAGAGCACAGGCTCTATCGGTGTAGTAACGCTAAACCTACCAAGAATAGCTTACCTCTCATCAACAAAGGAAGAATTCTACAGCATGCTCGATAAGTACATGGATATCGCAGCTCGCTCACTCGACACAAAGCGTAAGGTAATCAACAGACTTCTTGAGGAAGGTCTATATCCATACACAAAGCGCTACCTAGGTGCTTTCAACAACCACTTCTCAACAATTGGACTTGTTGGAATGAACGAGACCATCCTAAATGCTAAGTGGATAGATAGCGATATAACAAAGCCAGAGGGTCGTGACTTCTCAATCGAGGTTCTAAACCACATGCGTGATAGACTATCAGATTATCAGGAGATGTACGGAGACCTCTTTAACCTAGAGGCGACACCTGCTGAATCTACAACCTATAGATTTGCAAAGCACGATACAGAGGAATTCGCTGATATCATTACAGCAGCATGCAAGGACCAGGCTCCATATTATACAAACAGCACACATCTTCCAGTTAACTATACAGAGGACATCTTTGATGCACTTGAGATGGAAGATGAGATGCAGACTCTATACACATCAGGAACTGTATTCCACGGATTCCTTGGTGAGAGAATGCCAGATTGGAAGGCTGCAGCAAACCTAGTTAAGAAGATTGCATATAACTTCAAGCTGCCTTACTACACGCTTTCACCTACATATTCAATATGCGAATCACACGGATATATCGCAGGAGAACATTTCTCTTGCCCACACTGTGGAAAGGCAACAGAGGTTTACTCAAGAATTACAGGCTACTATAGACCAGTTCGCAACTGGAATGACGGTAAGTCAAGCGAGTTTGAGAACAGAAAGACCTACGAGCCAGAAGAACTTTTCTCAGTCAATAGAAACCTTCTTGAAGAGGCTGGAGTGGAGATGCCAAGAGTTGGAACTCAGACACTAGGAAGAGCAAACAGGGTAGAAGCCCCTAAATCAAATTCAGATGCTGAAAAGGTGATACTAGTAACAACAAAGACTTGCCCTAATTGCCAGGCAGCAAAGAACTACCTTAACCAGGCAGGAATTGAGTACGATGTAATACTTGCAGATGAGGCAGACGGCGCTGAAATCGCAGTTCAGTACAACATATCTGCTGCACCAACGCTGATAGTTCAGAGCGGTGAAGAGGCTGAGCTTTACAGCAATGTAAGCAACATAAGAGCATATATAGGAAAGAGAAGCTAA